The Streptomyces sp. NBC_00597 DNA segment CCATGAACATCGTGCCCTGCTGGAGGGTGCCGTCGAAGGCGAGCAGCCGGTCGGCCTCGACGTACAGGGTCTCGCCGGTCAGGCCGATCACCTGAATGTGGTGACCGCCGTGCCCGAACATCACGGTGCCGCTGCCCTCCACCTCCATCAGCGGAGTCTGCTCGTTGGCCACCCGGCGCCCGATCATGCCCATCACGCCGCCCTGACCACCGGTCAGGCTCGGGGTGAAGGAGACCTCGCCGCGGTACGCGAGCATCGCGCCGCGCTGGCTGAACATCTTCTGCCCCGGGATCACCTGGGCCTCGACCATCTTCGAGTTGATCTCGCGGAACGGCATCAGATGTCGCCCCCGATGGTGTTGCGCTCGCTGGGCTGCACGTAGACCAGGCCCTCGCCCTCGAAGCGGATCTGGAACGCCTCGCCGGAGCCCTCGCCGATCAGGGTGCGGAAGGTGACCCCCGACTGGAAGGACTGCTGGAGGTTGCCGGTGTGCGCGATGTACGCCCCCGGGTCGACGGAGAGCGGGTACTGGGCGCTGACGCGCAGCACCACCGCCGGGCCGTCGGACGTGATCGCCGCCTGGCCGCTGCCCTCGACGGTGGTGGTGAACAGGCCGTTGCCCGTCGCCCCGCCGCGCAGGCCCGTGAAGGTGGTGCCGGTGCGCAGGCCGGCGTCGGTGCACAGGAGGTTGCTGGACTCCACGTACAGCTTCTCGCCGCGCAGATTGACCAGATTGATTTCGCTCGCGCGGTCGGCGAAGAAGCAGGTGCCGTGGCCCTGCACTTCCATCACGGTCATCTGTTCACCCGTCAGTCGACGGGTCACCATGCCGCGCAGGCCTTCGCCGCCGCCGGTCATCTTCTTGAAGGCCACCTGGCCGTCGTACGCGACCATGGAGCCGTTCTTCGCTTTGACGGCGTCCCCGGTCAGGTCGACGGCGAGCACCTTGCTGCCTTGGAGTCGGAACTGAGCCACGGGATGACGTTATCGGCAGCGGGCGGAGGCGAACAGGGCCCGGTGGCCGATATCCGGCGACTGCGGCATCTCACACACCCGGCGCACACCCCGGGTCAAGATCCCGCAAACCGGCTGAGACACTGGGACGGACCCCAGGCCACCATCCCGAAGGTTCACACGTGGACATCAAGACCGCTTCCGCCCTGCACCGCCTGCGCCTCATCTCCGTTCCGGAGGCGCTGTCGTTCCCGGCCCTGCTGATCTTCGGCTCGCTGCTGAGTCGGATCTCCGACGTCGACTACCTGATGATGCCGCTCGGCATCCTGCACGGGATCCTGTTCGTCATCTACGCGGTCTTCCTGCTGGACGTCTGGAACAAGGCGAAGTGGCCCGCCAAGAAGGCGGCGCTGTTCTTCCTGCTGGCACTCCTGCCCTTCGGCGGCCTGTACGGCGACAAGCTGCTCAAG contains these protein-coding regions:
- a CDS encoding DUF3817 domain-containing protein, producing the protein MDIKTASALHRLRLISVPEALSFPALLIFGSLLSRISDVDYLMMPLGILHGILFVIYAVFLLDVWNKAKWPAKKAALFFLLALLPFGGLYGDKLLKREEADSVLAARARREAAKAA
- a CDS encoding AIM24 family protein, which encodes MPFREINSKMVEAQVIPGQKMFSQRGAMLAYRGEVSFTPSLTGGQGGVMGMIGRRVANEQTPLMEVEGSGTVMFGHGGHHIQVIGLTGETLYVEADRLLAFDGTLQQGTMFMGSQGGVMGMVRGQVTGQGLFTTTLKGHGSVAVMAHGGVIELPITPNRPVHVDPQAYVAHHGDVRNKLSTALGWRDMVGRGSGEAFQLELSGQGAVYVQASEEKL
- a CDS encoding AIM24 family protein translates to MAQFRLQGSKVLAVDLTGDAVKAKNGSMVAYDGQVAFKKMTGGGEGLRGMVTRRLTGEQMTVMEVQGHGTCFFADRASEINLVNLRGEKLYVESSNLLCTDAGLRTGTTFTGLRGGATGNGLFTTTVEGSGQAAITSDGPAVVLRVSAQYPLSVDPGAYIAHTGNLQQSFQSGVTFRTLIGEGSGEAFQIRFEGEGLVYVQPSERNTIGGDI